The genomic DNA GGTGGGTCAGGCGGTGAGGGTCTCGCGGAGCTGCGTGAGGCCCCAGTCGAGGTCTTCCTTGGTGATGACCAGGGGCGGGGCGATGCGGATCGTGGAGCCGTGGGTGTCCTTGACCAGGACGCCGCGTGCCATCAGCTTCTCCGAGAGCTCCCGGCCCGTGCCGTGCGCCGGGTCGATGTCGACGCCCGCCCACAGGCCCCGGCCGCGTACCTCCCGGACCGCGCCCGTGCCCGTCAGCAGGCCGAGTTCGCGGTGCAGGTGGTCGCCGAGTTCCGTCGCGCGCTGCTGGTACTCGCCGGTGCGGAGCATCGCGACGACCTCCAGGCCCACCGCGCACGCCAGCGGGTTGCCGCCGAAGGTGGAGCCGTGCTCGCCGGGGCGGAAGACACCCAGGACCTCGCGGCTCGCGACGACCGCGGAGACGGGGACCACACCGCCGCCCAGGGCCTTGCCGAGGATGTAGACGTCCGGCACCACGCCCTCGTGCTCGCACGCGAAGGTACGGCCCGTACGGCCCAGGCCCGACTGGATCTCGTCGGCCATGAACAGCACGTTCCGGGCCGCGGTCAGCTCCCGTACGCCCGCCAGATAGCCCGGCGGCGGCACCAGCACGCCCGCCTCGCCCTGGATCGGCTCCAGCAGCACGGCGACCGTGTCCTCGTCGACGGCCGCGTCCAGCGCGGCGAGGTCGCCGTACGGGACGATGGCGAAGCCCGGCGTGTACGGGCCGTAGTCGGCGCGGGCCTCGGGGTCGGTGGAGAAGCTGACGATGGTGGTCGTACGGCCGTGGAAGTTGTTCTCCGCCACGACGATCTTCGCGCGCCCCTCGGGCACGCCCTTGACGCGGTAGCCCCACTTCCGGGCGGTCTTCACCGCGGTCTCGACGGCCTCCGCGCCCGTGTTCATGGGCAGCACCATGTCCTTGCCGCACAGCTCGGCGAGCTGTGTGCAGAACTCCGCGAAGCGGTCGTGGTGGAACGCGCGCGAGGTCAGCGTCACCCGGTCCAACTGGGCGCGGGCGGCGTCAAGGAGGCGGGGGTTGCCGTGGCCGAAGTTGAGGGCCGAGTAGCCGGCGAGCATGTCCAGGTAGCGGTTGCCCTCGACGTCGGTCATCCACGCGCCTTCGGCGGTGGCGACGACCACGGGCAGGGGGTGGTAGTTGTGCGCGCTGTGGGCGTCGGCCGCGGCGATGGCTGCGTCGGTTCGCGTCACGGGATCTCCGTTCCGTTGCGCCGTGAAGGGCGGTGCGGGCGGGGCAGGGGTGGTGCCCCTGTTTCTATCTTCACTCGGTTGATGGACGAAGGATCCATCACCGGCGGGCGTGCCCGCTAGGGTGGCACCACGTGCGGCGACTGGCGAACGTGGAACCGACCACGGGGGAGCCGCGCGGCGCAGCAGCCGAGTGGTGCCGCCCGCCTGGGTGCCCCGGGTCCGACGCAGACTCGACCCGGAGGTTCACCGTGGCCCCTTCGCCCGCCCACCCGGCCCTCGCCCGGACCGACCCCGAGCTGGCCGCCCTCGTCGCCGCCGAGGAGCAGCTCCAGACCGACACGCTGCGGCTCATCCCCAGCGAGAACTACGTCTCCGCCGCCGTGCTCGAAGCCACCGGCACCGTGCTAACCAACAAGTACAGCGAGGGCTACCCCGGCAAGCGCTACTACGAGGGCCAGCAGAACATCGACCCCATCGAGACCCTCGCCGCGGACCGGGCCAACGCCCTCTTCGGCACCGAGCACGCCAACGTGCAGCCCTACTCCGGCTCCCCCGCGAACCTCGCCGCCTACCTCGCCTTCGCCGAGCCCGGCGACACCGTGATGGGCATGTCCCTGCCGCACGGCGGGCACCTCACCCACGGGTGGAGCGTGTCGGTGACCGGCAAGTGGTTCCGCGGTGTGCAGTACACGGTGGGGCGCGAGGACGGGCGCATCGACTTCGACGAGGTACGGGACCTGGCGCGCGCCGAGCGCCCGAAGATCATCCTGTGCGGCGGCACCGCCATCCCGCGGACCATCGACTTCGCCGCCTTCGGCGAGATCGCCCGCGAGGTCGGCGCCGTGCTCGTCGCGGACGTGGCGCACATCGCCGGGCTGATCGCCGGCGGCGCGCACCCCTCGCCCGTACCGCACGCGGACGTCGTCACGACGACCACGCACAAGACGCTGCGCGGACCGCGCGGGGCGATGATCCTGACCCGCGCGGAACACGCGCGCGCGATCGACCGCGCCGTCTTCCCCGGTCTCCAGGGCGGCCCGCACAACCACACCACCGCGGCCATCGCGGTGGCGCTGCACGAGGCGGCGCAGCCGTCGTTCCGGGAGTACGCGGCGGCCGTGGTCGCCAACGCGAAGGCGCTCGCCGCGCGGCTCGCGGAGCGGGGCTTCTCGCTGGTCTCGGGCGGCACGGACAACCACCTGATCCTCATCGACCTCACCGGCAAGGGGGTCCCGGGGAAGGTGGCGGCGAAGGCCCTGGACCGGGCGGGCCTGGTGGTCAACTACAACACCGTCCCGTACGACCCGCGCAAGCCGTTCGACCCCTCGGGCATCCGGCTCGGCACGCCGTCGCTGACGTCGCGGGGGCTGGGGACGGCGGAGATGGCGCAGGTGGCGGAGTGGATCGACCGGGGGGTGGCGGCGGCGCGGACCGGCGGCACGGAGGGGGACGTGGCGCTGAAGGGGATCCGGGGCGAGGTGGCGGAGCTGATGGGGGCCTATCCGGCGCCGGGGCTGGCGGTGGGCTGAGCACGGGACGCCGTTGGCCGGTCGGCCGGGGCCGGCCGTTGTCCGGAGCCGTGCGATCGCCGGGTGCGTGAGCCGGAGGGCTCGCGCACCCGGGTGGCGCGGGTTCCGGCGGGCCTCAGTCGTCGAGGTCCAGGAGTACGCCGCGGGAGTCGGCCCGCTCGGCCGGTGCCGTCCGGCGGCGGCGGTACAGGCGGGGTGCGGCGGTGGCCAGGAGGGCACCGGCGGCCAGGCCGGGCAGGGTCCACCACCAGTTGGTGCCGGGCCCCGTATCCGGGTCGGCGGCGGCGGTCGCCTCGCGGCGGGCCGCCCGGTCCGTGTCCGTGGCCGCCGAGCCCTGGTCCGCCCCTTCGTCGCGGCGGCAGGCTCCGGCAGGCCCCCCGCCTCCGGTGCCGCGGCCTCGGTGCCGAACTGCGGTGGCATGTACCACCCGCTCTGCGCCTCCGGCCGCTCCGCGACCCCCAGCCGGCCGAGCAGCGAACCGAGCCGCCCCGGGTGCTCCACCCGCCGCCAGGTCAGCGCGGTCGCCGCGTCCCCGCCGGTGCCCCTGCTGACCACCGCGCCGCCGCGGGCGTCCGGGTAGACGGTGTCGACGCGCCACACGTGGACGTCGTGCTGGAGCCACGTCACCGTGATCTGCCGCGCGTCCGCACCGCCGAGGCCCGCTTCGGTGAGCACCGGGCCGACCCGTTCGCCGGCGCCGCCGATGGCCTTGTCGAGCGCGGCGTAGTCGGGGTGGGTGGCGTACAGGGCGGCGGCTTCGCCGCTGCCGCCGTTGACGAGCAGGACGCTCGTCGGACCGCCCGCGGCGGCGGGCGGGGCGAGTCCCAGGGCCGCGGCGCGCACTGTGTTCTTGGTCTCATTGGCCACGATCCGCAGCAGCCACGGCCGGAACGCCGCGCCGTCCCGGAAGCCGCCGAGTGCCCGGTATGCCTTGATGAAGGCGTTCTGCACCACGTCTTCGGCCTCCGCGCCCGCGCCCAGCAGCAGCGCGAGCCGGTGCGCGGTCTCCGCATGGGCGCGCACCAGTTCCGCGTACGCCTCGGTCTCCCCGTTCCGTACACGCGCCACCAGCCGCGCCTCACCCGCACCGTCCCCGCTGATCGCCGCCCCTCCCCCCGCCGCCCACAGGACCCGCCCGCGGACCGCCGCCGGCAGCCCCCGCATCCTCCCTACACCGCCGGGCCGAAACGCGTTCCGCACCTGAGAGAATGAGCCCCATGGCAGCCCCGACCCATCGC from Streptomyces sp. CMB-StM0423 includes the following:
- the glyA gene encoding serine hydroxymethyltransferase is translated as MAPSPAHPALARTDPELAALVAAEEQLQTDTLRLIPSENYVSAAVLEATGTVLTNKYSEGYPGKRYYEGQQNIDPIETLAADRANALFGTEHANVQPYSGSPANLAAYLAFAEPGDTVMGMSLPHGGHLTHGWSVSVTGKWFRGVQYTVGREDGRIDFDEVRDLARAERPKIILCGGTAIPRTIDFAAFGEIAREVGAVLVADVAHIAGLIAGGAHPSPVPHADVVTTTTHKTLRGPRGAMILTRAEHARAIDRAVFPGLQGGPHNHTTAAIAVALHEAAQPSFREYAAAVVANAKALAARLAERGFSLVSGGTDNHLILIDLTGKGVPGKVAAKALDRAGLVVNYNTVPYDPRKPFDPSGIRLGTPSLTSRGLGTAEMAQVAEWIDRGVAAARTGGTEGDVALKGIRGEVAELMGAYPAPGLAVG
- the rocD gene encoding ornithine--oxo-acid transaminase, with amino-acid sequence MTRTDAAIAAADAHSAHNYHPLPVVVATAEGAWMTDVEGNRYLDMLAGYSALNFGHGNPRLLDAARAQLDRVTLTSRAFHHDRFAEFCTQLAELCGKDMVLPMNTGAEAVETAVKTARKWGYRVKGVPEGRAKIVVAENNFHGRTTTIVSFSTDPEARADYGPYTPGFAIVPYGDLAALDAAVDEDTVAVLLEPIQGEAGVLVPPPGYLAGVRELTAARNVLFMADEIQSGLGRTGRTFACEHEGVVPDVYILGKALGGGVVPVSAVVASREVLGVFRPGEHGSTFGGNPLACAVGLEVVAMLRTGEYQQRATELGDHLHRELGLLTGTGAVREVRGRGLWAGVDIDPAHGTGRELSEKLMARGVLVKDTHGSTIRIAPPLVITKEDLDWGLTQLRETLTA